Proteins encoded in a region of the Pontibacillus halophilus JSM 076056 = DSM 19796 genome:
- a CDS encoding Asp23/Gls24 family envelope stress response protein, with protein sequence MSIDLNTNYGHVTITNEVISTVAGGAAVECYGIVGMASKNQIKDGLADILRKENFSKGVVVRQEDGQVHIDMYIIVSYGTKISEVAHNVQSQVKYTLDKTVGLSVDSVNVYIHGVQVAND encoded by the coding sequence ATGTCCATTGATTTAAACACCAATTATGGTCATGTCACAATTACGAACGAAGTCATTTCAACAGTTGCCGGTGGTGCAGCAGTCGAATGCTATGGCATTGTAGGCATGGCATCGAAAAATCAAATTAAAGACGGACTTGCCGATATTCTACGTAAGGAGAACTTCTCTAAAGGAGTTGTCGTTCGTCAAGAAGACGGACAAGTACACATTGACATGTACATCATTGTCAGCTACGGAACGAAGATCTCAGAAGTAGCTCATAATGTTCAGTCTCAAGTCAAATATACATTAGATAAAACGGTTGGATTGTCTGTTGATTCTGTAAATGTATACATTCATGGTGTACAAGTAGCAAATGACTAA
- a CDS encoding DAK2 domain-containing protein, translating to MTIRTLDGATFAQMVLTGANHLTNNAKMIDALNVFPVPDGDTGTNMNLSMTSGANEVRNVVTNHVGEVGKSLAKGLLMGARGNSGVILSQLFRGFSKAVEDKETITTAEFAEALQSGVKTAYKAVMKPVEGTILTVAKESAQAAESLAQEHEDHIEFLEAVLKEAKASLKRTPELLPVLKEVGVVDSGGQGLVTIYEGFLANLKGEELPAHSGDLNNSMDEMVNAEHHKLAQDFMDTDDIVYGYCTEFMVKFEEDKLKETPYDEEAFRQALSERGDSLLVVSDEDLVKVHVHTEQPGEALNMAQSYGSLINMKIENMREQHTSIVGDQKSSESKQEKPKEEFGIVSVAMGTGIKEMLESLGASVVIEGGQTMNPSTQDIANAIQQANAKNVIVLPNNKNIVMAAEQAAELAEEQVVVVPTKTVPQGMSALLAFLPDQSLEENEKAMKEAAQQVKTGQITYAVRDTQIEGVDIEKGHFMGIIDGKISSSNQDKLQTTKQLLLDMIDEDEDEIITIIQGEEATSEEVETIEAFIEERFEDMEVEIHKGNQPIYSFIFSVE from the coding sequence GTGACGATACGAACGTTAGATGGAGCAACGTTTGCGCAAATGGTTCTCACGGGTGCGAACCATTTAACCAACAACGCAAAAATGATCGACGCTCTTAACGTATTCCCTGTACCAGACGGTGATACAGGAACTAATATGAACTTGTCCATGACAAGTGGCGCGAATGAAGTAAGAAATGTTGTAACAAACCATGTAGGAGAAGTAGGAAAGAGTCTGGCTAAAGGCCTCCTAATGGGTGCTAGAGGGAACTCTGGTGTGATTCTATCTCAATTATTCCGAGGCTTCTCGAAAGCTGTTGAAGATAAGGAAACGATTACGACAGCTGAATTTGCTGAAGCTTTGCAATCAGGTGTAAAAACGGCTTATAAAGCAGTCATGAAGCCTGTAGAAGGAACAATCTTGACGGTTGCTAAAGAATCTGCTCAAGCTGCAGAGTCTTTAGCTCAAGAACATGAAGACCATATTGAATTTCTTGAAGCTGTATTGAAAGAGGCTAAAGCTTCTCTTAAGCGAACTCCTGAATTGCTTCCAGTCTTAAAGGAAGTAGGAGTCGTAGATAGTGGTGGTCAAGGACTAGTTACCATTTATGAAGGTTTCCTTGCGAACTTAAAAGGGGAAGAATTACCTGCTCATTCTGGTGACTTAAATAATTCTATGGACGAGATGGTGAATGCTGAGCACCATAAGCTTGCTCAGGACTTCATGGATACAGATGACATCGTCTATGGATACTGCACGGAATTCATGGTGAAGTTTGAAGAGGACAAGTTGAAGGAAACACCTTATGATGAAGAGGCATTCCGCCAAGCGTTATCTGAACGAGGAGATTCTCTTCTTGTTGTCTCAGACGAAGACCTTGTTAAGGTTCACGTTCACACAGAACAACCTGGTGAAGCATTGAATATGGCCCAGTCATACGGCAGTCTCATTAACATGAAGATTGAGAACATGCGCGAACAGCATACATCCATTGTAGGGGACCAGAAGTCTAGTGAATCGAAGCAAGAAAAGCCTAAAGAAGAATTTGGTATTGTGTCGGTAGCTATGGGAACTGGCATTAAAGAAATGCTAGAAAGCCTTGGAGCATCTGTTGTCATTGAAGGCGGCCAGACGATGAACCCAAGTACCCAAGATATCGCAAATGCAATTCAACAAGCAAATGCTAAAAACGTGATTGTGCTTCCAAACAATAAGAACATTGTCATGGCAGCAGAGCAAGCAGCAGAACTTGCTGAAGAACAAGTTGTTGTTGTGCCAACGAAGACAGTACCTCAAGGAATGAGTGCTCTTCTTGCCTTCTTGCCAGACCAATCTCTTGAAGAGAATGAGAAAGCAATGAAGGAAGCTGCTCAGCAAGTGAAGACAGGTCAAATCACCTATGCCGTGCGAGATACTCAAATCGAAGGTGTAGACATTGAAAAAGGCCATTTCATGGGTATTATCGATGGGAAGATTAGTTCTTCCAACCAAGATAAACTACAAACAACAAAGCAGTTGCTGCTCGATATGATTGATGAGGATGAAGATGAAATCATCACAATCATCCAGGGTGAAGAAGCAACGAGTGAAGAAGTGGAAACGATTGAAGCGTTTATTGAAGAGCGCTTTGAGGATATGGAAGTTGAAATTCATAAAGGGAATCAACCGATTTATTCCTTTATTTTCTCCGTTGAATAA
- a CDS encoding NCS2 family permease — protein sequence MNQNKTNWKTEIMAGVIGYFTTVYIIAVNSSILHDAGLPMQAGIMATILASFVGCLLIGFWANAPMILIPGMGVNVLFSYAIVQGTSLTYAEGLGVILVSSILFLAIAFTKLGGWLQASIPDSLKHAITVGLGLFLTFIGIEKGALIQRGEHSLIEIGSFSSPEVLVTLMTLAVGIYLFTKNVPGNFLITILVGTGLAFLFGVQNTSQGTAFSSDQALWMIPSLGAFNEIAFWTSVFPLTVVLVFENMGLINGQLSMLNAPHKFKRSFQSTAFSSLTCAFFGTSPTVSSAESAAAIASNGRTKTTSITVGVLFLATIALIPFISMIPSMAISPILIIVGSLMVQNIKHIDFQDVSEMIPAFLIITMIPFTYSIADGMAFGFIAYPIAKLAVRRQQEVNATLLIIAILFVIQFVLQGIQT from the coding sequence ATGAATCAAAACAAAACCAATTGGAAGACGGAAATCATGGCTGGAGTGATTGGCTATTTTACGACGGTGTATATCATTGCTGTTAATAGCTCCATCCTTCACGATGCAGGTCTTCCGATGCAAGCCGGGATCATGGCAACCATCCTCGCTAGTTTCGTTGGGTGTTTACTAATCGGATTTTGGGCAAACGCCCCGATGATTCTAATTCCAGGAATGGGCGTCAACGTCTTGTTCTCTTACGCGATTGTACAAGGGACTTCTTTGACGTATGCAGAAGGACTCGGGGTCATTCTCGTATCTTCCATACTGTTTCTTGCCATCGCCTTTACAAAGCTTGGTGGCTGGCTCCAAGCAAGCATTCCAGATTCTTTGAAACACGCAATCACGGTTGGTCTTGGTCTTTTCCTAACGTTTATAGGAATTGAGAAGGGCGCACTCATCCAACGAGGTGAACATTCCCTTATCGAAATCGGGTCTTTCAGCTCACCTGAAGTGCTCGTCACGTTAATGACGTTGGCTGTCGGGATCTATTTGTTCACAAAGAACGTACCTGGTAATTTCTTAATTACGATTCTAGTCGGAACAGGCTTAGCTTTCTTATTCGGTGTACAGAATACGAGCCAAGGTACAGCTTTCTCATCAGATCAGGCCTTATGGATGATTCCATCTCTAGGCGCATTTAATGAGATTGCATTCTGGACAAGTGTATTCCCACTCACAGTCGTGCTTGTCTTTGAGAACATGGGGTTGATTAACGGACAGCTATCCATGTTGAATGCACCGCATAAATTTAAGCGCTCCTTTCAATCAACTGCGTTCTCAAGCTTAACGTGCGCGTTCTTCGGGACGTCACCTACCGTTTCATCTGCGGAAAGCGCTGCAGCCATTGCTTCAAATGGTCGTACGAAAACGACCTCCATTACAGTTGGTGTCTTATTCTTAGCGACCATTGCCTTGATTCCATTCATTTCGATGATTCCATCTATGGCCATCAGCCCGATCTTAATTATAGTGGGATCGTTAATGGTTCAGAACATTAAACACATCGACTTTCAAGATGTATCAGAAATGATTCCAGCATTTTTGATTATTACCATGATTCCATTCACGTACAGCATTGCTGATGGCATGGCGTTTGGCTTTATTGCGTATCCAATCGCCAAACTAGCCGTTCGGCGACAACAAGAAGTAAATGCAACGCTTCTCATCATTGCGATTTTATTTGTGATTCAGTTTGTCTTACAAGGCATCCAAACATAA
- the sdaAB gene encoding L-serine ammonia-lyase, iron-sulfur-dependent subunit beta yields MKFKSVFDIIGPVMIGPSSSHTAGAARIGRVARTLFGREPKTVAISLYGSFAKTYKGHGTDVALVGGVLDYDTYDTRISTSLETAKEKGIRVTITEEDAHADHPNTARIRLGDDQGDLELVGISIGGGKAEITELNGFELRLSGSHPAILVMHNDRFGAIASITQVLAKHEINIGHMEVSRKEVGKEALMVIEVDQNIPDALLTELEEQNHILQVARVVE; encoded by the coding sequence ATGAAGTTTAAGTCTGTTTTCGATATTATTGGTCCAGTAATGATTGGGCCGTCAAGCTCCCATACAGCTGGGGCTGCAAGGATTGGAAGAGTTGCCCGCACCTTATTTGGTCGTGAGCCGAAAACGGTGGCGATCTCGCTTTATGGTTCTTTCGCAAAGACATACAAAGGGCATGGGACTGATGTGGCATTAGTTGGCGGTGTGCTCGACTATGATACATATGATACACGGATATCCACATCCCTTGAGACGGCGAAAGAAAAGGGGATTCGTGTGACGATTACAGAAGAAGATGCCCATGCTGATCATCCGAATACAGCAAGAATTCGATTAGGCGATGACCAAGGAGACCTTGAACTTGTCGGAATTTCAATTGGTGGAGGAAAAGCTGAAATTACAGAGTTAAATGGGTTTGAGCTTCGCTTATCAGGTAGCCATCCTGCTATTCTTGTTATGCACAATGACCGATTTGGTGCGATTGCGTCGATAACACAAGTATTGGCGAAGCATGAAATCAACATTGGACATATGGAAGTATCACGTAAAGAAGTGGGGAAAGAGGCGTTGATGGTCATTGAAGTTGACCAGAACATCCCTGATGCACTTCTTACAGAACTAGAAGAACAGAATCATATCTTACAAGTCGCTCGAGTCGTTGAGTAA
- the sdaAA gene encoding L-serine ammonia-lyase, iron-sulfur-dependent, subunit alpha yields MFKNVAELVELCETEGIQISEAMIRQEMEVKERSREEIYNQMERNLTVMEEAVEKGLQGVQSVSGLTGGDAVLIQQYMQNHEPLSGQIVMDAVSKAVATNEVNAAMGTICATPTAGSAGCVPGTLFAVKNKLNPTREQMVRYLFTSGAFGFVVANNASISGAEGGCQAEVGSAAGMAAAAIVEMAGGTPSQSAEAMAITLKNMLGLVCDPVAGLVEVPCVKRNAMGASNAVVAADMALAGVTSRIPCDEVIDAMYRIGQTMPVALRETAQGGLAATPTGRELEAKIYGINLTK; encoded by the coding sequence ATGTTTAAGAACGTTGCAGAATTAGTAGAACTATGTGAGACAGAAGGAATTCAAATTTCAGAAGCCATGATTCGTCAAGAGATGGAAGTGAAAGAACGAAGTCGTGAAGAGATTTACAATCAAATGGAGAGAAACTTAACGGTTATGGAAGAGGCAGTCGAGAAAGGTCTACAAGGTGTCCAATCTGTATCTGGATTAACTGGCGGTGATGCTGTTCTAATCCAACAATATATGCAAAATCATGAACCTCTATCAGGACAAATTGTAATGGATGCCGTAAGTAAGGCGGTAGCGACGAACGAAGTGAACGCTGCTATGGGAACAATCTGTGCGACTCCGACGGCTGGGAGTGCCGGGTGTGTACCAGGAACACTCTTTGCGGTGAAAAACAAATTAAACCCAACTCGTGAACAAATGGTTCGTTATTTGTTTACTTCTGGAGCATTTGGATTTGTTGTGGCGAACAACGCTTCAATATCTGGTGCAGAAGGAGGATGCCAAGCAGAAGTAGGTTCGGCTGCAGGAATGGCCGCGGCTGCCATTGTTGAAATGGCAGGCGGTACTCCGAGTCAGTCGGCTGAGGCGATGGCGATTACACTTAAGAATATGCTTGGACTTGTATGTGACCCAGTTGCGGGGTTGGTTGAGGTTCCTTGTGTGAAGCGTAATGCGATGGGAGCGTCCAATGCTGTTGTAGCTGCTGATATGGCACTTGCAGGTGTGACGAGCCGAATTCCATGTGATGAAGTCATTGATGCGATGTATCGAATTGGGCAAACGATGCCAGTAGCGCTACGAGAGACTGCTCAAGGAGGACTAGCTGCTACACCAACCGGTCGCGAATTAGAAGCGAAGATCTACGGAATTAACTTAACAAAGTGA
- the recG gene encoding ATP-dependent DNA helicase RecG, whose product MIQQSVTEVKGVGDKFAEELAPMGIHTVEDLLFYFPFRYDEFEVKPLAELLHDEKATIEGQVIGEPTLTFYGKKKSKLTVTLQVEHYAVKAVMFNRAFVKKQLQAGDTVTVTGKWDQRRLQITVSQFKKGKAKSDTPIQPVYYLRGNVQLARLRKTMKEALQEFSDEVEELLPERYLHSYKLPSRKDALHQMHFPENHTLLKHARRRFIYEEFFVFQLKMQLIRKQHREATKGNAVKYDSKAVKSFVHALPFELTGAQKRSLSEIMKDMSSPYRMNRLLQGDVGSGKTAVAAIALYASVTAGKQGALMVPTEILAEQHYESLVKLFKDRAHVVLLTGSVKGKRRREILSLIESGEATIIVGTHALIQDEVLFHSLGLVIVDEQHRFGVNQRRTLRDKGLDPDVLFMTATPIPRTLAITAFGDMDVSLIDELPAGRKEVETYWVKEQMLDRVLGFIKRELDLGHQAYVISPLIEESEKLDIQNVVDLHAQLNEYFSEEVGLMHGRLSTDEKEDVMKRFSSNEVQILVSTTVVEVGVNVPNATIMLIYDAERFGLSQLHQLRGRVGRGSHQSYCILLADPKNDVGKERMRIMTETSNGFELSEQDLKLRGPGDFFGRKQSGMPEFKVGDMVHDYRALETARQDASELIQSNELENNPEFKALRDVLKQDAYLKGQILD is encoded by the coding sequence TTGATACAACAATCCGTCACAGAAGTAAAAGGGGTAGGAGATAAATTCGCAGAAGAATTGGCCCCCATGGGGATTCATACGGTAGAGGATTTATTATTCTATTTTCCGTTTCGTTACGATGAGTTTGAAGTCAAGCCGCTAGCAGAGCTTCTACATGATGAGAAAGCTACGATTGAGGGTCAGGTTATTGGTGAACCGACCCTCACCTTTTATGGGAAAAAGAAGTCGAAATTAACGGTAACGTTACAGGTCGAGCACTACGCGGTAAAGGCTGTCATGTTTAACCGAGCATTCGTCAAGAAACAACTACAGGCTGGGGATACTGTAACCGTTACAGGAAAGTGGGACCAACGGAGGCTCCAAATTACCGTTAGTCAGTTTAAGAAGGGGAAGGCGAAATCAGATACCCCCATTCAACCAGTTTACTACTTAAGAGGGAATGTACAATTGGCGCGGCTCAGGAAGACGATGAAAGAAGCGTTGCAGGAGTTTTCTGACGAGGTGGAGGAGTTATTGCCAGAGCGCTATTTGCATAGCTATAAGCTTCCTTCTAGGAAAGATGCGTTACATCAGATGCACTTTCCAGAGAATCATACCTTGTTAAAGCATGCTAGAAGACGATTTATTTATGAAGAATTCTTCGTATTTCAGCTTAAGATGCAGCTCATAAGAAAGCAACACCGTGAAGCAACGAAAGGAAATGCGGTCAAATATGATTCAAAGGCCGTCAAATCATTCGTTCATGCGCTTCCATTCGAGTTAACGGGCGCACAAAAGCGTTCACTGTCAGAAATTATGAAGGATATGTCATCGCCATACCGGATGAATCGGTTGCTACAAGGAGATGTTGGTTCTGGGAAGACAGCCGTTGCCGCAATTGCCTTGTATGCATCTGTAACAGCAGGGAAACAAGGTGCGCTGATGGTGCCGACTGAAATATTGGCAGAGCAACATTATGAATCGTTGGTGAAATTGTTCAAAGACCGTGCACACGTCGTGCTCTTAACAGGATCTGTTAAAGGAAAGCGTCGTCGTGAGATTCTATCTTTAATTGAAAGCGGAGAAGCTACAATTATTGTCGGTACACACGCCTTGATTCAAGATGAGGTGCTCTTCCATTCACTTGGATTAGTCATAGTAGATGAGCAACACCGGTTTGGAGTGAACCAACGTCGTACGCTTCGGGATAAAGGGCTTGACCCGGATGTCTTATTTATGACAGCAACACCTATACCAAGAACTCTTGCCATTACGGCCTTTGGGGATATGGACGTTTCATTAATTGATGAGTTACCTGCAGGACGAAAGGAAGTAGAAACCTACTGGGTCAAAGAACAAATGCTCGACCGAGTACTGGGCTTTATAAAGCGTGAACTTGACCTCGGTCACCAAGCCTATGTCATTAGTCCGCTCATAGAAGAATCAGAAAAGCTAGATATCCAAAACGTAGTTGATTTACATGCGCAATTAAATGAGTACTTCAGCGAAGAAGTAGGATTGATGCACGGGAGATTGTCGACTGATGAGAAAGAAGATGTGATGAAGCGATTCTCGAGCAATGAAGTTCAAATTCTTGTCTCTACAACCGTTGTAGAAGTTGGGGTGAACGTTCCGAATGCAACAATCATGTTGATTTATGATGCTGAGCGGTTCGGTTTGTCGCAGCTTCACCAGTTGCGCGGTCGTGTCGGTCGTGGCAGCCACCAAAGTTACTGCATTCTTCTTGCCGACCCGAAAAATGATGTGGGGAAAGAGCGGATGCGAATTATGACCGAAACCTCCAATGGCTTTGAGCTCTCTGAACAGGATTTGAAATTAAGGGGACCTGGCGATTTCTTTGGAAGAAAACAAAGTGGGATGCCTGAATTTAAAGTAGGGGACATGGTCCATGATTATCGGGCTCTTGAGACGGCTCGCCAAGATGCGAGCGAATTAATACAATCCAATGAGCTTGAAAATAATCCAGAATTTAAGGCGCTACGTGATGTGTTGAAGCAGGATGCGTATTTAAAAGGCCAAATTCTCGACTGA
- the fapR gene encoding transcription factor FapR, producing the protein MKRNKKERQQILKDSIEQSPFVTDEELASKFGVSIQTIRLDRMELSIPELRKRIRSVATDQWNETVRALPIDEVIGEVIDLELDDRAISILEIKEEHVFSRNRIARGHHLFAQANSLAVAVIDDELALTSKSEIRFTRQVIEGERVVAKATVKGNDERGRTIVQVSSTVQGELVFSGEFVMYRSQDEQGEDEKK; encoded by the coding sequence ATGAAGCGGAATAAGAAAGAAAGGCAACAAATCCTGAAAGATTCAATTGAACAAAGCCCGTTTGTGACAGATGAAGAGCTCGCATCTAAGTTTGGGGTGAGTATTCAAACCATTCGCCTCGACCGAATGGAACTCTCCATTCCAGAATTGCGAAAACGGATTAGGTCTGTGGCTACGGATCAATGGAATGAAACGGTCCGCGCCCTGCCCATTGACGAAGTTATTGGGGAAGTCATTGACTTAGAATTGGACGACCGAGCTATTTCCATACTTGAAATTAAAGAAGAGCACGTCTTCTCACGAAATCGAATTGCGCGTGGACATCATCTGTTTGCGCAAGCTAATTCACTTGCAGTAGCTGTAATTGATGATGAACTTGCCTTAACGTCTAAATCAGAGATTCGTTTTACCCGACAAGTAATTGAAGGGGAGCGAGTAGTAGCGAAGGCTACCGTTAAAGGAAATGATGAACGAGGGCGTACCATTGTCCAAGTATCGAGTACCGTTCAGGGCGAACTCGTCTTTAGTGGGGAGTTTGTCATGTATCGATCTCAAGATGAACAAGGGGAGGACGAAAAGAAATGA
- the plsX gene encoding phosphate acyltransferase PlsX gives MRIAIDAMGGDHAPKEIVEGAIKAVQSISDLSITLIGDEERIKPYLTDTDRIELIHTNEAVTSEDEPVRAVRRKKQASMVLMTKEVKEGRADACISAGNTGALMSAGLFGVGRIKGIDRPALSPTLPTIDGKGFLFLDVGANVDAKPNHLVQYAVMGAIYTEKVRGIAEPRVGLLNIGTENGKGNELTKKAYELLKDAPINFVGNVESRDLLNGVADVVVTDGFTGNMTLKTIEGTAMGMFQMMKETFTQNVKTKLAAGLVKNELRGLRDQLDYSEYGGAGLFGLDAPVIKAHGSSNSRAVYNAIKQTVHIVENDVISTIRNKISDLNLEEENE, from the coding sequence ATGAGAATTGCGATTGATGCAATGGGTGGAGACCATGCACCTAAGGAGATTGTCGAGGGTGCAATAAAAGCCGTTCAATCCATTTCTGATCTGTCCATCACACTAATTGGGGACGAAGAAAGAATAAAACCCTATTTAACCGATACAGACCGGATTGAACTTATACATACGAATGAAGCCGTCACAAGTGAAGATGAGCCCGTTCGAGCTGTTCGAAGAAAGAAACAAGCGTCTATGGTCCTTATGACGAAAGAAGTGAAAGAGGGGCGAGCTGATGCATGTATTTCTGCTGGAAATACGGGCGCGCTCATGAGTGCAGGACTGTTTGGTGTTGGCCGTATTAAAGGGATTGACCGTCCAGCACTAAGCCCAACGCTTCCGACAATCGATGGGAAAGGTTTTCTCTTCTTGGACGTAGGTGCCAATGTGGATGCGAAGCCTAACCACCTTGTTCAATATGCAGTAATGGGAGCTATTTACACAGAGAAAGTTCGTGGCATAGCCGAGCCTCGTGTAGGTCTATTAAACATTGGAACAGAGAATGGAAAAGGCAATGAGCTTACAAAGAAGGCATACGAATTGCTTAAGGATGCTCCGATAAACTTTGTAGGAAATGTAGAATCCCGTGATCTATTGAATGGAGTAGCAGATGTCGTTGTGACAGATGGATTTACTGGGAACATGACCTTGAAGACAATCGAGGGTACAGCAATGGGGATGTTCCAGATGATGAAAGAGACATTTACTCAGAACGTTAAAACGAAGCTTGCAGCGGGACTTGTAAAGAATGAGTTACGTGGACTTCGTGATCAGCTTGATTACTCGGAATATGGCGGAGCTGGCTTATTTGGATTAGATGCTCCTGTCATTAAAGCGCATGGCTCTTCAAATAGCCGAGCTGTTTATAATGCCATTAAACAAACGGTTCACATTGTTGAGAACGATGTAATTTCAACCATTCGGAATAAAATTAGTGATTTGAATTTGGAGGAGGAGAACGAATGA
- the fabD gene encoding ACP S-malonyltransferase, whose protein sequence is MKKVAFIFPGQGSQSVGMGKPFFDENETIQTQFQKADALLDTPLTTYMFEGPEETLTKTEHTQPALLLTSTAIASLLNEAGVKPAMVAGHSLGEYSALVAAGALTQEDALQLVQTRGRLMEQAVPDGQGAMAAVLGLEVEQIEEVLQQVRDNGVVVEVANYNCPGQIVISGSQEGVQQASEQLKEQGAKRVMQLNVSGPFHSSLMKPASEQLEQALEQASIKDAEVPVYANVTAAPVQSSSDLESLLVQQLYSPVRFHETLQNMMDEGIEAFVEVGNGKVLSGLVRKVNRRMKTFAIQDPESLQQFIDWYKEDEA, encoded by the coding sequence ATGAAGAAAGTAGCCTTCATATTTCCCGGACAAGGCAGTCAATCCGTTGGTATGGGAAAACCATTCTTCGACGAAAATGAAACTATACAAACACAGTTTCAAAAAGCGGACGCGCTGTTAGATACTCCGTTAACAACGTATATGTTTGAAGGACCAGAGGAAACGTTGACGAAGACAGAGCATACACAGCCTGCCTTGTTGCTAACAAGTACAGCCATTGCTTCGTTATTGAATGAAGCTGGCGTAAAACCTGCAATGGTTGCAGGTCATAGCTTAGGCGAATACTCTGCACTTGTTGCAGCGGGTGCACTCACTCAAGAAGATGCACTTCAGCTCGTTCAGACACGTGGACGACTTATGGAGCAAGCTGTACCGGACGGCCAGGGTGCGATGGCGGCTGTATTAGGTTTAGAGGTGGAACAAATTGAAGAGGTTCTTCAACAAGTCAGAGATAACGGGGTTGTCGTTGAGGTTGCGAACTATAACTGCCCTGGACAAATCGTTATTTCTGGTAGTCAAGAAGGTGTGCAACAAGCCTCTGAACAATTGAAAGAACAAGGGGCTAAACGCGTGATGCAACTGAACGTAAGTGGACCTTTCCATTCTAGCCTAATGAAGCCAGCAAGCGAACAGTTGGAACAGGCGTTAGAACAAGCTTCTATAAAGGATGCAGAAGTGCCTGTATATGCAAACGTAACTGCTGCACCTGTCCAATCAAGTAGCGACCTTGAAAGCCTGCTTGTACAACAGCTTTATTCACCTGTTCGTTTCCATGAAACGTTACAGAACATGATGGATGAAGGCATTGAGGCATTTGTAGAAGTAGGGAACGGGAAAGTGCTAAGTGGACTTGTACGTAAAGTGAATCGTCGTATGAAGACATTTGCGATACAGGACCCGGAAAGTTTACAACAATTTATCGACTGGTATAAGGAGGATGAAGCATGA
- the fabG gene encoding 3-oxoacyl-[acyl-carrier-protein] reductase: MKLAGKTALVTGASRGIGRAIAIELAASGAKVAVNYAGSEAKAQEVVDTITDNGGEAVKIQANVSQEEDVKRMMKEVVDTFGQIDILVNNAGITRDNLLMRMKEEDFDEVIDTNLKGVFLTSKAVARPMMKAKGGRIINIASVVGVSGNAGQANYVAAKAGVIGLTKTTAKELASKNILVNAVAPGFIETDMTDALTEEQRDGMKSMIPLDRLGNGEDIAKVVRFLASDDASYMTGQTLHVDGGMVM, encoded by the coding sequence ATGAAGTTAGCAGGAAAAACGGCACTTGTAACTGGAGCTTCCCGCGGTATTGGTCGTGCGATTGCGATTGAACTCGCAGCAAGCGGTGCGAAAGTAGCTGTCAACTATGCAGGAAGCGAAGCGAAAGCGCAAGAGGTAGTTGATACGATTACTGATAATGGTGGGGAAGCAGTTAAGATTCAAGCGAACGTATCCCAAGAAGAAGATGTAAAGCGTATGATGAAAGAAGTTGTAGACACATTTGGTCAAATCGATATTCTCGTCAATAACGCAGGCATCACGCGCGACAACTTGCTTATGCGAATGAAGGAAGAAGACTTTGATGAAGTCATTGATACGAATCTGAAAGGTGTCTTCTTAACATCTAAAGCCGTTGCTCGTCCGATGATGAAAGCGAAAGGCGGCCGAATTATCAACATTGCTTCTGTTGTGGGTGTGAGCGGAAACGCAGGTCAAGCGAACTATGTTGCTGCAAAGGCAGGCGTAATTGGACTTACGAAGACGACTGCGAAAGAACTTGCTTCTAAGAACATCCTTGTGAACGCGGTCGCTCCTGGATTTATTGAAACGGACATGACGGATGCACTTACAGAAGAGCAACGTGATGGCATGAAGTCAATGATTCCACTTGACCGCTTAGGCAATGGAGAAGATATTGCGAAAGTTGTTCGATTCCTAGCATCAGATGACGCTAGTTACATGACTGGACAAACCCTTCACGTGGATGGCGGAATGGTTATGTAG
- a CDS encoding acyl carrier protein has translation MADVFDRVKNIIVDRLDVDESKVTMEASFKDDLEADSLDVVELVMELEDEFDMEISDEQAENINTVGDAVNYINSQQ, from the coding sequence ATGGCAGACGTATTTGATCGAGTAAAAAATATCATCGTAGACCGTCTTGATGTAGATGAATCAAAAGTTACCATGGAAGCTTCTTTTAAAGATGACCTAGAGGCTGACTCCCTAGATGTTGTTGAACTTGTTATGGAACTTGAAGATGAATTTGACATGGAAATCTCTGACGAGCAAGCAGAGAATATCAACACGGTTGGAGATGCTGTTAACTACATAAACAGCCAACAATAA